One Streptomyces sp. R28 DNA window includes the following coding sequences:
- a CDS encoding glycoside hydrolase family 43 protein, with protein MPPLHQPGGRFANPVIPGFHPDPSVCRVGNDYYLACSSFEYFPGVPLFHSRDLVHWRQIGNALDRPSQLRLPADMPSSGGIYAPTLRHHDGRFWLIVTNCSEGGGNLIVTATDPAGPWSDPIWAPGVPGIDPDLVWDEDGTCWCTVAGVAQVRIDPSTGQTYGTPHRLWSGGPGAKAPEAPHLYRIGDYWYLLIAEGGTERCHGVSIARGRTPSGPFEPCPANPILTHRGTDHPVQNTGHADLVQAPDGSWWMVLLGVRPGGGTPGWHVLGRETFLAPVTWVDDWPVVGEVVLELPELPWPLSPAPVEEHRDDFELAELRPSWISLRDRPAEHCTTKERPGWLTLRARGGSLDEPDAVFTGRRQRHLSCRARTLVDAAEGSGGLAVRLDEQHHYAIEVSGPRVRVIARVGSLRTVVAARSVPAGPVALAVTITEPPSPHGPCTGPDVVSLGVEQPDGTFTELATLDGRYLSTEVAGGFTGRVIGMYAAAGTVHFDWFDYEPLDG; from the coding sequence GTGCCCCCTCTGCACCAGCCGGGCGGACGCTTCGCCAACCCCGTGATCCCCGGCTTCCACCCCGACCCCAGCGTCTGCCGCGTCGGCAACGACTACTACCTGGCCTGCTCCAGCTTCGAGTACTTCCCCGGCGTACCGCTGTTCCACAGCCGTGACCTGGTGCACTGGAGGCAGATCGGCAATGCCCTGGACCGGCCGAGCCAGTTGCGGCTGCCGGCCGACATGCCGTCCTCCGGCGGGATCTACGCCCCCACCCTGCGCCACCACGACGGGCGCTTCTGGCTGATCGTCACCAACTGCAGCGAGGGCGGCGGCAACCTGATCGTCACGGCCACCGACCCCGCCGGACCGTGGTCCGACCCCATCTGGGCGCCGGGTGTGCCCGGCATCGATCCCGACCTGGTCTGGGACGAGGACGGCACCTGCTGGTGCACGGTCGCCGGGGTCGCGCAGGTCCGTATCGACCCGTCCACCGGGCAGACGTACGGGACTCCGCACCGGCTCTGGTCGGGCGGGCCCGGCGCCAAGGCCCCGGAGGCTCCGCACCTGTACCGGATCGGCGACTACTGGTACCTGCTCATCGCCGAGGGCGGCACCGAGCGCTGCCACGGTGTGTCGATCGCCCGCGGCCGTACGCCCAGCGGCCCGTTCGAGCCGTGCCCGGCCAACCCGATCCTGACCCATCGCGGCACCGACCACCCCGTCCAGAACACCGGGCACGCGGACCTGGTCCAGGCCCCCGACGGTTCGTGGTGGATGGTGCTGCTCGGGGTACGGCCGGGCGGCGGCACCCCCGGCTGGCACGTGCTCGGCCGGGAGACCTTCCTCGCGCCCGTGACCTGGGTGGACGACTGGCCGGTCGTCGGCGAAGTCGTCCTGGAACTGCCCGAGTTGCCGTGGCCCCTCTCCCCCGCCCCCGTCGAGGAGCACCGGGACGATTTCGAGCTCGCCGAGCTGCGACCGTCCTGGATCTCCCTGCGCGACCGGCCCGCCGAGCACTGCACCACCAAGGAGCGCCCCGGCTGGCTGACGCTCCGCGCACGGGGCGGCTCCCTGGACGAGCCCGACGCGGTGTTCACCGGCCGACGCCAGCGGCATCTGTCGTGCCGGGCGCGCACTCTGGTCGATGCCGCGGAGGGGAGCGGTGGCCTCGCCGTCCGGCTCGACGAGCAACACCACTACGCGATCGAGGTGTCCGGCCCGCGGGTGCGGGTGATCGCGCGCGTCGGCTCCCTGCGCACGGTCGTGGCCGCGCGGTCCGTGCCCGCCGGGCCGGTGGCCCTCGCCGTCACGATCACGGAACCGCCCTCTCCGCACGGGCCGTGCACCGGACCCGACGTGGTCTCCCTCGGCGTCGAACAGCCCGACGGCACGTTCACCGAGCTCGCGACCCTCGACGGCCGCTACCTGTCGACCGAGGTCGCCGGCGGCTTCACGGGCCGGGTCATCGGCATGTACGCCGCGGCAGGCACCGTCCACTTCGACTGGTTCGACTACGAGCCCCTCGACGGCTGA
- a CDS encoding aspartate aminotransferase family protein, protein MTALSPHLRQATPVVAVRGEGVHLFDQDGRRYLDFTAGIGVTSTGHCHPKVVAAAQEQAGTLIHGQYTTVMHQPLRRLVDKLGEVLPAGLDSLFFTNSGSEAVEAALRLARQATGRPNVIVCHGGFHGRTVAAAAMTTSGTRFRSGFAPLMSGVVVTPFPSAYRYGWDEETATRFALQELDYTLQTISSPADTAAIIVEPVLGEGGYVPANRAFMEGLRERADRHGFLLILDEVQTGVGRTGRFWGHDHFGVTPDILVTAKGLASGFPLSGIAASEELMTKAWPGSQGGTYGANAVACAAAVATLDVVRDEKLVENAEAMGKRLRQGLEAVADRTPGIGDVRGLGLMLATEFVTEDGSPDPETAARVQRAAVDEGLLLLLCGAWNQVVRMIPALVIDETAVDEGLQAWAAAVEVGTSGAAGR, encoded by the coding sequence ATGACCGCACTGTCGCCGCACCTTCGCCAGGCCACGCCCGTGGTGGCGGTCCGGGGCGAGGGCGTCCACCTCTTCGACCAGGACGGCCGCCGTTACCTCGACTTCACCGCCGGCATCGGCGTCACCAGCACCGGGCACTGCCACCCCAAGGTCGTGGCGGCGGCGCAGGAGCAGGCGGGCACGCTGATCCATGGCCAGTACACGACGGTCATGCACCAGCCGCTGCGCCGGCTCGTCGACAAGCTCGGTGAGGTGCTGCCGGCCGGACTGGACAGTCTGTTCTTCACCAACTCCGGCAGCGAGGCCGTCGAGGCCGCGTTGCGGCTGGCCCGCCAGGCCACGGGCCGGCCGAACGTCATCGTGTGTCACGGCGGCTTCCACGGCCGTACGGTCGCCGCCGCCGCCATGACCACCTCCGGCACCCGATTCCGGTCCGGTTTCGCACCGCTGATGAGCGGGGTGGTCGTCACCCCGTTCCCGTCGGCCTACCGCTACGGCTGGGACGAGGAGACCGCGACCCGCTTCGCGCTGCAGGAGCTCGACTACACGCTCCAGACGATCTCCTCGCCCGCCGACACGGCAGCGATCATCGTCGAGCCGGTCCTCGGCGAGGGTGGCTACGTGCCCGCCAACCGCGCCTTCATGGAGGGCCTGCGGGAGCGCGCGGACCGCCACGGCTTCCTCCTCATCCTCGACGAGGTGCAGACCGGCGTCGGCCGCACGGGCCGCTTCTGGGGCCATGACCACTTCGGCGTCACTCCGGACATCCTCGTCACCGCCAAGGGTCTGGCAAGCGGGTTCCCGCTGTCCGGCATCGCAGCCTCCGAGGAGCTGATGACCAAGGCGTGGCCGGGCTCGCAGGGCGGCACGTACGGCGCCAACGCCGTGGCCTGCGCGGCGGCCGTCGCCACCCTCGACGTCGTACGCGACGAGAAGCTCGTCGAGAACGCCGAGGCGATGGGCAAGCGGCTGCGCCAGGGCCTGGAGGCGGTGGCCGACCGGACCCCGGGTATCGGCGATGTCCGCGGCCTCGGGCTGATGCTGGCCACCGAGTTCGTCACCGAGGACGGCAGCCCCGACCCCGAGACCGCCGCCCGGGTGCAGCGCGCCGCGGTCGACGAGGGGCTGCTCCTGCTGCTGTGCGGCGCCTGGAACCAGGTCGTCCGCATGATCCCGGCACTCGTTATCGACGAGACGGCGGTGGACGAGGGCCTCCAGGCGTGGGCGGCCGCGGTTGAGGTCGGCACATCGGGAGCGGCTGGGCGATGA
- a CDS encoding PucR family transcriptional regulator, protein MNDNNPAGQGATRPVTVADVLALPVLAAGRPQVVTGVPHLDRPVRWVHITELTDPASFLKGGELVLTTGMPLPQDASGVRRYVDELADVGAAALVIELVRRYHRPPDTLVDASRLRGLPLVTLAKDVNFLEVTQVVHALLLGNQTDAMRRTQRIHEAFTALTLRGAGPEDVMRAAAEMSGHTVVLENLVHQALICAPSGGAMEEALTDWEQRSRATGPGDHTAICGPEGWLTTPVEYQGERWGRVAMLPTRTDDGPAFGPQDITVLERTAMALTVARLIHPTPWERTAHRNALRDLVEQRHRSAQDARARCAALGLPTDRDRFVAILVDLRAGDWGPGLETRLFEDLRTAGVSALVGELAPGRLGILLAPRLSQPWRPIVERLCGTALSLAPQAVVTVGSEVTHLSDTARSFREAARVVEATPPGQPLPPDRSFHELSDIGLRRLLYALREDTRIQEYAEQQLGRLIDYDTQHGTDLLATLRHYLEAAGNKTNAARRGGLSRDTMYQRLRTIERLLDRDLESGEQRTELHTALTARDVFRAH, encoded by the coding sequence GTGAACGACAACAACCCGGCCGGTCAGGGAGCCACCCGTCCGGTCACCGTGGCCGACGTCCTGGCCCTTCCCGTCCTGGCCGCCGGACGGCCCCAGGTTGTCACCGGCGTGCCGCACCTGGACCGGCCCGTCAGGTGGGTCCACATCACCGAACTCACCGACCCCGCCTCCTTCCTCAAGGGCGGCGAGCTCGTCCTCACCACCGGTATGCCGCTGCCGCAGGACGCGTCCGGCGTGCGCCGGTACGTCGACGAACTCGCCGACGTCGGGGCCGCGGCACTGGTCATCGAACTCGTACGCCGCTACCACCGCCCGCCGGACACGCTCGTCGACGCCTCTCGCCTGCGCGGCCTGCCTCTCGTCACGCTGGCCAAGGACGTCAACTTCCTTGAGGTCACCCAGGTCGTGCACGCGCTCCTGCTGGGCAACCAGACGGACGCCATGCGCCGCACGCAGCGCATCCACGAGGCGTTCACCGCTCTCACGCTGCGCGGAGCCGGGCCGGAGGACGTGATGCGCGCGGCGGCGGAGATGAGCGGCCACACGGTCGTCCTGGAGAACCTGGTGCACCAGGCACTGATCTGCGCACCGTCCGGAGGCGCGATGGAGGAGGCGCTCACCGACTGGGAACAGCGCTCCAGAGCCACCGGGCCCGGCGACCATACGGCGATCTGCGGCCCGGAGGGCTGGCTCACGACACCCGTCGAGTACCAGGGCGAACGCTGGGGCCGTGTGGCCATGCTCCCCACGCGCACCGACGACGGGCCGGCCTTCGGCCCGCAGGACATCACCGTGCTGGAGAGGACCGCGATGGCCCTGACCGTCGCCCGTCTCATCCACCCCACTCCCTGGGAACGCACCGCACACCGAAACGCCCTGCGCGACCTGGTCGAACAGCGCCACCGCTCTGCGCAGGACGCCCGCGCCCGCTGCGCCGCACTGGGCCTGCCGACCGATCGGGACCGGTTCGTCGCGATCCTCGTGGACCTCCGCGCAGGGGACTGGGGCCCCGGGCTCGAGACCCGCCTGTTCGAGGATCTCCGAACGGCAGGCGTCTCGGCCCTCGTCGGCGAGCTGGCCCCCGGCCGCCTCGGCATCCTGCTGGCTCCTCGTCTCTCCCAACCCTGGCGCCCCATCGTCGAGCGCCTGTGCGGCACCGCACTGAGCCTGGCCCCACAAGCAGTCGTGACGGTCGGCTCCGAAGTCACGCATCTCTCCGACACCGCCCGTTCCTTCCGCGAGGCGGCCCGCGTCGTCGAGGCCACCCCGCCGGGCCAACCCCTCCCCCCCGACCGGTCCTTCCACGAGCTGTCCGACATCGGCCTGCGCCGCCTGCTGTACGCCCTGCGCGAGGACACCCGGATCCAGGAGTACGCCGAACAGCAGCTCGGGCGGCTCATCGACTACGACACCCAGCACGGCACCGACCTGCTGGCGACCCTGCGCCACTACCTCGAAGCGGCCGGCAACAAGACCAACGCCGCTCGCCGGGGCGGCCTGTCGCGCGACACCATGTACCAACGCCTGCGCACCATCGAGCGTCTCCTCGACCGCGACCTGGAATCCGGCGAACAACGCACCGAACTCCACACGGCTCTGACGGCGCGCGATGTGTTTCGAGCCCACTGA
- a CDS encoding ricin-type beta-trefoil lectin domain protein has translation MRKSWILPLVTLATAALGVMAAGVTPASAAPNTPLRVMPLGDSITWGVGSSTGNGYRGPLWNKLAADGHPLDFVGTLRGGSMSDPDNEGHSGYKIHQIAALADASLTRYRPNVVTLKIGTNDLNESYQVSTATDRLRSLVNQITAAAPDATVLVASLVVSTSGSEEQYRAAYNQAIPRIVSDAQAAGKHVAYVDMSSLTTADLADALHPNDSGYQKMADAFHRGVQAADSAGWLKNPAPAAARVQSGITGKCMDVNGANTADGTAVQTWSCGDGANQYWSAYTDGTLRSMGKCLDAAGGATANGTKVQTWACHGGANQVWQPYNGGYRNPASGRCLDIPGSSTTDGTQLQLWDCHGGSNQKWTTLTAG, from the coding sequence TTGAGAAAGTCCTGGATTCTTCCCCTGGTCACGCTTGCCACTGCCGCGCTCGGGGTGATGGCGGCAGGTGTGACCCCTGCCTCCGCCGCCCCCAACACACCTTTGCGGGTCATGCCGTTGGGTGACTCCATAACCTGGGGTGTGGGCAGCAGTACGGGCAACGGCTACCGGGGCCCGTTGTGGAACAAGCTCGCCGCGGACGGCCATCCGCTGGACTTCGTCGGCACGTTGCGGGGCGGGTCGATGTCCGATCCCGACAACGAAGGCCACTCCGGATACAAGATCCACCAGATTGCCGCACTCGCCGACGCTTCACTGACCCGCTACCGGCCCAACGTAGTGACGCTGAAGATCGGCACCAACGATCTCAACGAGAGCTACCAGGTCTCCACCGCCACCGATCGGCTGAGGTCGCTGGTCAACCAGATCACCGCCGCCGCCCCGGACGCAACCGTCCTCGTGGCCTCCCTGGTCGTGTCCACCAGCGGCTCGGAGGAGCAGTACAGGGCCGCGTACAACCAGGCCATCCCCCGGATCGTGAGCGACGCACAGGCCGCGGGCAAGCATGTCGCATACGTGGACATGAGCAGCCTGACCACGGCCGACCTCGCCGATGCCCTGCATCCCAACGACTCGGGCTACCAGAAGATGGCCGACGCCTTCCACCGCGGTGTCCAGGCCGCGGACAGCGCCGGGTGGCTGAAGAACCCCGCACCCGCCGCCGCACGCGTGCAGTCCGGCATCACCGGCAAGTGCATGGACGTCAACGGCGCCAACACCGCCGACGGGACCGCCGTCCAGACGTGGAGCTGCGGCGACGGTGCCAACCAGTACTGGTCCGCCTACACCGACGGCACCCTGCGCTCCATGGGCAAGTGCCTCGACGCCGCCGGCGGGGCCACCGCCAACGGCACCAAGGTGCAGACCTGGGCCTGCCACGGCGGCGCCAACCAGGTCTGGCAGCCCTACAACGGCGGCTACCGCAACCCCGCCTCCGGCCGCTGCCTCGACATTCCGGGCTCCTCCACGACTGACGGCACACAGCTCCAGCTGTGGGACTGCCACGGCGGCTCCAACCAGAAGTGGACCACTCTGACCGCCGGATGA
- a CDS encoding alpha-galactosidase, which yields MTMEQETFRWGHEALQLEIVVDDDGSPRLTHVGLPGEARTTPGASLPLLEVMATGHGRGWSGNRLVGTELGGRLRHRTHRATRDGDWHTLTVHLHDPETGLAAEVTYRSPDGIPVLRSEVTLRNEGQTTLHLESVSSLAVGCLTPQDPAAIDAADLLWAENDWLAECHWRRQPMRLTTPAHGGRVSNGHGRSGFALNGQGTWSSCGHLPMGGLTDRRSGRTWVWQIEHNGGGWRWECEERDKAAYAALFGPTDTHHGWRHPLEPGAAFRTVPAALSFSADGGPDAAFTALTRYRRAQRRPHADHQRLPVIFNDYMNCLMGDPTTEKLLPHIDAAADAGAEYFVIDAGWYDGDNGGWWTTVGAWEPAASRFPGEKGIHEVLDRIRERGMVPGLWLEPEVIGVRSPMAESLPDEAFFRRDGVRVTEAGRHHLDLRHPAARAHLDQVVDRLVGEWGVGYLKLDHNVDPGSGTSAHPGETPGAGLLGHNRAHLDWLDGILDRYPHLVVENCASGGMRWDHALLSRMQLQSTSDQENLHRYAPIAASAPTAVTPEQGAVWAYPQPEDSLDEVAFTMANALLGRIHLSGRIPELEPEARALVHEAVAAYKAIRADLPQAVPCWPLGLPAWDDPWIALALRTPAITYLTAWRRPGTDATTTLHLPHLRDTAARVDLLYPAVSQAVSAWMPDTAELSLTLPTAPSAVLLRITPTDSGAP from the coding sequence ATGACCATGGAACAGGAAACCTTCCGCTGGGGGCACGAGGCCCTCCAGCTCGAGATCGTCGTCGATGACGACGGCAGCCCGCGCCTCACGCACGTCGGACTGCCCGGCGAGGCGCGGACAACCCCTGGTGCGTCCCTGCCCCTGTTGGAGGTGATGGCCACGGGGCACGGCCGCGGCTGGTCGGGCAACCGCCTCGTCGGCACCGAGCTCGGCGGGCGTCTGCGCCACCGGACCCATCGCGCGACCCGCGACGGCGACTGGCACACACTCACCGTGCACCTCCACGATCCGGAAACCGGGCTGGCCGCGGAAGTGACCTACCGATCGCCGGACGGCATCCCCGTGCTCCGCAGCGAGGTGACCCTGCGCAATGAAGGGCAGACCACGCTGCACCTGGAGTCGGTCAGCTCGCTCGCAGTGGGCTGCCTCACCCCCCAGGACCCGGCGGCCATCGACGCAGCGGACCTGCTGTGGGCGGAGAACGACTGGCTCGCCGAATGCCACTGGCGGCGACAGCCGATGCGCCTGACCACACCGGCCCATGGCGGACGGGTGAGCAACGGGCACGGCAGATCCGGCTTCGCCCTCAATGGACAGGGCACCTGGTCCAGTTGCGGACACCTGCCCATGGGCGGCCTGACGGACCGCCGCTCCGGCCGCACCTGGGTGTGGCAGATCGAGCACAACGGCGGGGGCTGGCGCTGGGAATGCGAAGAGCGCGACAAGGCGGCATACGCGGCACTGTTCGGCCCCACCGACACCCACCACGGCTGGCGGCACCCCCTTGAACCCGGCGCCGCCTTCCGCACCGTACCCGCCGCACTGTCCTTCAGCGCGGACGGCGGCCCCGACGCCGCGTTCACCGCGCTGACCCGCTACCGCCGCGCCCAGCGCCGCCCGCACGCCGACCACCAGCGCCTGCCCGTCATCTTCAACGACTACATGAACTGCCTGATGGGCGACCCCACGACCGAGAAGCTGCTGCCGCATATCGACGCGGCGGCCGACGCGGGCGCGGAGTACTTCGTGATCGACGCCGGCTGGTACGACGGCGACAACGGCGGCTGGTGGACCACCGTCGGCGCCTGGGAACCGGCCGCCTCACGTTTCCCCGGGGAGAAGGGGATCCACGAAGTGCTGGACCGCATCCGGGAACGCGGCATGGTCCCCGGCCTGTGGCTGGAGCCGGAGGTGATCGGCGTACGCAGCCCCATGGCCGAGTCCCTGCCCGACGAGGCGTTCTTCCGCCGCGACGGCGTCCGCGTCACGGAGGCCGGCCGACACCACCTGGACCTGCGCCACCCGGCCGCCCGTGCCCACCTGGACCAGGTCGTGGACCGCCTGGTCGGCGAGTGGGGCGTCGGCTACCTCAAGCTCGACCACAACGTCGACCCCGGCTCCGGCACCAGCGCCCACCCCGGCGAGACCCCGGGCGCCGGCCTGCTCGGCCACAACCGGGCGCACCTCGACTGGCTCGACGGCATCCTGGACCGCTACCCGCACCTGGTGGTGGAGAACTGCGCCTCCGGCGGCATGCGCTGGGACCACGCCCTGCTGTCCCGGATGCAGTTGCAGTCCACCAGCGACCAGGAGAACCTCCACCGCTACGCGCCCATCGCGGCGTCCGCGCCCACCGCCGTCACCCCCGAACAGGGTGCCGTCTGGGCGTACCCCCAGCCCGAGGACTCCCTCGACGAGGTGGCCTTCACCATGGCCAACGCGCTCCTCGGCCGGATCCATCTCTCCGGCCGCATCCCCGAACTCGAGCCGGAGGCCCGTGCCTTGGTCCACGAGGCGGTAGCGGCGTACAAGGCCATCCGCGCCGACCTGCCGCAAGCCGTGCCGTGCTGGCCACTGGGCCTTCCTGCCTGGGACGACCCCTGGATCGCCCTGGCCCTGCGCACTCCCGCCATCACCTACCTCACCGCCTGGCGCCGCCCTGGAACCGACGCCACGACGACGCTTCACCTGCCCCACCTGCGGGACACCGCCGCCCGAGTCGACCTGCTCTACCCCGCGGTCAGCCAGGCCGTTTCCGCCTGGATGCCCGACACGGCCGAGCTGAGCCTGACCCTGCCCACGGCGCCGTCCGCCGTCCTGCTCCGCATCACCCCCACGGACTCCGGCGCCCCCTGA
- a CDS encoding cellulase family glycosylhydrolase, with translation MKGIRQPAHHRRRGPGRLAGLLMALLVVLGLSGSTAIASPEGTPQQAASAVKVPARAMDAVAAMQPSWNLGNTLDAIPDETSWGNPKTTRELFKTIRAEGFRSVRIPVTWSAHQSATAPYTVADAYMSRVKQVVDWAQAENLYVVLNVHHDNWQWLSKISTDHDNVLARYDALWTQISAAFRDEPRTLLFESINEPRFDDATPAQKTRLMNELNTSFHKVVRASGGGNKGRLLVLTTQDGTPSQVLMDELYTTIKSLNDRQLIATVHFYSWYPFSVNIAGGTHYDEVAQSDLNHAFARMRDTFVARGIPVYVGELGLLGFPDINHPSRVERGEALKYYEHLGHATRLAGVTTALWDPGTFAYLNRETLKWTDPALMAWIKSSWTTRSATASFDKVFLKKKEPITAKGITLNLNGTTFRGLWHGETKLVEGRDYTLFDKTRLVLTVGALTRLSGDRDYGVNATLQARFSRGLPWQIEVVTYDEAVLSDATGKTDAFTIPTQYKGDVLATMEARYGDGSYAGPKNWTVYQEFNATFSPDYPNHTIILTPEFLDSLRDGELVTLTFNFYSGEKKVMYHVKKSGDSVTGTHVPPIP, from the coding sequence ATGAAGGGCATACGGCAACCCGCACACCACCGCAGACGAGGCCCCGGCCGCCTGGCCGGCCTTCTGATGGCGCTGCTCGTCGTCCTGGGACTGTCCGGCAGCACCGCGATCGCCTCGCCCGAGGGCACGCCGCAGCAGGCAGCCTCCGCAGTCAAAGTCCCGGCCCGCGCCATGGACGCCGTCGCCGCGATGCAGCCCAGCTGGAACCTGGGCAACACCCTGGACGCGATTCCGGACGAGACGTCCTGGGGCAACCCCAAGACCACCAGGGAGCTGTTCAAGACCATCCGGGCGGAGGGCTTCCGCAGCGTCCGCATCCCGGTGACCTGGAGCGCACACCAGTCCGCCACCGCGCCCTACACCGTCGCCGACGCGTACATGAGCCGCGTCAAGCAGGTGGTCGACTGGGCGCAGGCCGAGAACCTCTACGTAGTGCTCAACGTCCACCACGACAACTGGCAGTGGCTCTCGAAGATCTCCACCGACCATGACAACGTGCTCGCCCGCTACGACGCCCTGTGGACCCAGATCTCCGCCGCGTTCCGTGACGAGCCACGCACCCTGCTCTTCGAGAGCATCAACGAGCCGCGCTTCGACGACGCCACGCCCGCGCAGAAGACCCGGCTCATGAACGAGCTGAACACGTCCTTCCACAAGGTCGTCCGCGCTTCGGGCGGCGGGAACAAGGGCCGCCTGCTCGTCCTGACCACACAGGACGGCACCCCCTCCCAGGTCCTCATGGACGAGCTGTACACCACGATCAAGTCGCTGAACGACCGTCAGCTGATCGCCACCGTGCACTTCTACAGCTGGTACCCGTTCAGCGTGAACATCGCGGGCGGCACCCACTACGACGAGGTCGCCCAGAGCGACCTCAACCACGCCTTCGCCCGCATGCGCGACACCTTCGTCGCCAGGGGCATCCCCGTCTACGTCGGCGAGTTGGGCCTGCTCGGCTTTCCCGACATCAACCATCCTTCCCGCGTCGAGCGGGGCGAGGCACTGAAGTACTACGAGCACCTCGGACACGCGACGCGCCTCGCCGGAGTCACCACCGCGCTGTGGGACCCCGGAACTTTCGCCTACCTGAACCGCGAGACCCTGAAGTGGACGGACCCCGCCCTGATGGCGTGGATCAAGTCCAGCTGGACCACCCGTTCGGCGACGGCCTCCTTCGACAAGGTCTTCTTGAAGAAGAAGGAGCCGATCACGGCCAAGGGGATCACCCTGAATCTGAACGGGACCACGTTCCGGGGCCTGTGGCACGGTGAGACCAAGCTCGTCGAGGGACGGGACTACACCCTCTTCGACAAGACGCGGCTCGTCCTCACGGTCGGCGCCCTGACCCGGCTGTCGGGCGACCGCGACTACGGGGTGAACGCCACGCTCCAGGCCCGGTTCTCCCGCGGGCTGCCCTGGCAGATCGAGGTGGTCACCTACGACGAGGCGGTGCTGTCGGACGCCACGGGCAAGACCGACGCGTTCACGATCCCCACGCAGTACAAGGGTGACGTGCTGGCGACCATGGAGGCCAGGTACGGCGACGGCAGCTACGCCGGCCCGAAGAACTGGACCGTGTACCAGGAGTTCAACGCGACCTTCTCGCCGGACTACCCGAACCACACGATCATCCTGACGCCCGAGTTCCTGGAC